In Scyliorhinus torazame isolate Kashiwa2021f chromosome 9, sScyTor2.1, whole genome shotgun sequence, a single window of DNA contains:
- the helt gene encoding hairy and enhancer of split-related protein helt gives MSCKAKERKTAPVSHKVIEKRRRDRINRCLNELAKTVPMALAKQGTGKLEKAEILEMTVQYLRVLHSADFARGREKGELLTEFANYFHAGYHECMKNLVHYLTTVERMETKDTKYAQILAFLQSKARRCTDPIFGPISTHDAEYSYQFHPVPEFASSRLNESLLQQGAGVSRTQPLHWHGSARSPGLPFIPSPTVPIANPGQQHNFLHSVQSLDRHYINLIGHSHTNAFSLHNTQHPNLPV, from the exons ATGTCCTGCAAAGCGAAAGAGCGCAAG ACCGCTCCAGTGTCCCACAAGGTGATTGAGAAGAGGCGCAGGGACCGGATCAATCGCTGCCTGAACGAACTTGCCAAAACTGTCCCAATGGCACTGGCGAAACAG GGCACCGGGAAGCTGGAGAAGGCTGAGATTCTGGAAATGACAGTTCAGTATTTGAGGGTTCTCCATTCGGCTGACTTCGCCAGAGGAAGAGAGAAAG GCGAGTTATTAACAGAGTTCGCGAACTATTTCCACGCTGGGTACCACGAGTGCATGAAGAACCTCGTCCATTATCTGACCACGGTGGAGCGTATGGAGACCAAAGACACCAAATACGCCCAAATCCTCGCATTCTTGCAGTCCAAAGCCCGCCGGTGCACCGACCCCATATTCGGGCCCATCTCTACCCACGACGCAGAATACTCGTACCAGTTTCACCCCGTGCCAGAGTTCGCCAGTTCGCGTCTGAACGAATCGTTGTTGCAGCAGGGGGCCGGGGTGAGCAGGACGCAGCCGCTCCACTGGCACGGCTCGGCCCGGAGCCCCGGGCTCCCCTTCATCCCCAGTCCGACCGTGCCCATTGCAAACCCAGGGCAGCAGCACAACTTCCTGCATTCCGTGCAAAGCCTCGATCGCCACTACATTAACCTGATTGGACATTCTCACACGAACGCCTTTAGCCTGCACAACACCCAGCACCCGAACCTACCAGTTTAG